In Taeniopygia guttata chromosome Z, bTaeGut7.mat, whole genome shotgun sequence, one genomic interval encodes:
- the TMEM174 gene encoding transmembrane protein 174, with protein sequence MEQNNNNNVEDFSLNVFSVTPCQPSRSDALVSDGDKAGTTLLFSGVFLGLVGITFTVMGWIKYDGITHLEWTQLLGPILLSVGVTFVLIAVCKFNMLTCKPCKEREEYTSELDQAASGQSFVFTGINQPITFHGATVVQYIPPPYPSQEGAALSPGYLHPGLSCCGAAPASASPLLTSGSPHFCPAYTLDNLAFAGDENYCPAENSRNQRSEDSSDEPEGLLEDYARNNLSPPRYEEIYPFSS encoded by the exons ATGgagcaaaacaacaacaacaatgtAGAAGATTTCTCCTTGAATGTCTTTTCTGTCACTCCTTGTCAGCCAAGCAGGTCTGATGCCCTGGTGTCAGACGGGGATAAAGCTGGCACCACTCTGCTCTTTTCAGGTGTGTTTTTGGGACTGGTGGGGATCACTTTCACCGTGATGGGATGGATAAAATATGATGGCATTACTCACCTGGAGTGGACTCAGTTACTAGGGCCTATTCTGCTGTCTGTTGGGGTGACTTTTGTTCTGATTGCTGTTTGTAAATTTAACATGCTTACATGCAAACCCTGTAAAGAAAGAGAGGAATATACATCGGAACTTGACCAGGCTGCAAGTGGACAGTCCTTTGTCTTCACCGGCATTAACCAGCCTATAACTTTCCACGGTGCCACGGTGGTGCAGTACATCCCTCCGCCGTACCCATCCCAGGAAGGTGCTGCTCTGAGTCCAGGCTACCTTCAtccagggctcagctgctgcGGTGCTGCTCCCGCCAGCGCCTCGCCGCTTCTCACCTCGGGTTCTCCTCACTTCTGCCCTGCCTACACCCTGGATAACCTGGCTTTTGCAGGAGATGAGAACTACTGTCCTGCAGAGAATTCCAGGAATCAGAG GTCAGAAGACAGTTCTGATGAACCAGAAGGACTGCTGGAAGACTATGCCCGTAATAACTTGTCACCTCCACGTTATGAGGAAATATACCCTTTTTCTTCATAA